A genome region from Thermomonospora amylolytica includes the following:
- a CDS encoding UDP-N-acetylmuramoyl-L-alanyl-D-glutamate--2,6-diaminopimelate ligase — protein sequence MRPTTNPARPLSGLAELLSVPADGPGLARTQVTGITHDSRQVLPGDLYAALPGARAHGADFAAQAAAAGAVAILTDPAGRAAAERTGLPVLVVEDPRARLGRAASWVYGDPARDLTLIGVTGTSGKTTTVYLLEAGLRAAGVETAVIGTVEMRIGDTRLPSTLTTPEATDLHGIFALMRERGVGAGAMEVSSHALAQGRVGGAFYDVAIFTNLSQDHLDFHPTMEDYFAAKARLFTPEYSRVGVVNVDDRYGRELTRIARIPLTTVSAAGDPSADWRAEDVRLGTDGSVFRVVGPGGVEADAAIRLTGPFNVANALAAIVALVEAGIGLPVAVRGVGMLTGVPGRLEPVDEGQDFTALVDYSHKPGAVEAVLTSLRQVTSGRLIVVLGCGGDRDRGKRPLMGEAAARLADLAIFTDDNPRSEDPLAILAAMVEGVLKVPQSERAHLVVEPDRAAAIALALDRAERGDVVVVAGKGHEQGQYVAGRVLPFDDREVVRAELRRLLAGGNGKDVGRR from the coding sequence ATGCGCCCGACCACCAATCCCGCCCGCCCGCTGTCCGGGCTGGCCGAGCTGCTGTCCGTCCCCGCGGACGGCCCCGGCCTGGCCCGCACGCAGGTGACGGGCATCACCCACGACTCCCGGCAGGTGCTGCCCGGCGACCTGTACGCCGCGCTGCCCGGCGCCCGTGCGCACGGCGCCGACTTCGCCGCCCAGGCCGCCGCGGCCGGTGCCGTGGCGATCCTCACCGACCCGGCCGGCCGGGCCGCCGCCGAACGGACCGGGCTGCCGGTGCTGGTCGTCGAGGATCCCCGCGCCCGGCTCGGCCGGGCCGCCTCCTGGGTGTACGGGGACCCCGCCCGGGACCTGACGCTGATCGGGGTGACCGGCACCAGCGGCAAGACCACCACGGTCTACCTGCTGGAGGCCGGGCTGCGGGCCGCCGGGGTGGAGACCGCGGTGATCGGCACCGTGGAGATGCGGATCGGCGACACCCGGCTGCCCAGCACGCTGACCACCCCCGAGGCCACCGACCTGCACGGGATCTTCGCCCTGATGCGGGAGCGCGGGGTGGGCGCCGGGGCGATGGAGGTCTCCAGCCACGCCCTGGCCCAGGGCCGGGTCGGCGGCGCCTTCTACGATGTGGCGATCTTCACCAACCTGTCGCAGGACCATCTGGACTTCCACCCCACGATGGAGGACTACTTCGCCGCCAAGGCCAGGCTGTTCACCCCCGAGTACAGCCGGGTCGGCGTGGTCAACGTCGACGACCGCTACGGCCGGGAGCTGACGCGGATCGCCCGGATACCGCTGACCACGGTCTCGGCCGCCGGGGACCCCTCGGCCGACTGGCGGGCCGAGGACGTGCGGCTGGGCACCGACGGCAGCGTGTTCCGGGTGGTCGGGCCGGGCGGCGTCGAGGCCGACGCGGCGATCCGGCTGACCGGGCCGTTCAACGTGGCCAACGCGCTGGCGGCGATCGTGGCGCTGGTGGAGGCCGGGATCGGGCTGCCGGTGGCGGTGCGCGGCGTCGGCATGCTGACCGGCGTGCCGGGCCGGCTGGAGCCGGTCGACGAGGGCCAGGACTTCACCGCCCTGGTGGACTACTCGCACAAGCCCGGCGCGGTGGAGGCGGTGCTGACCTCGCTGCGGCAGGTGACCTCCGGGCGGCTGATCGTGGTGCTCGGCTGCGGCGGCGACCGGGACCGCGGCAAGCGCCCGCTGATGGGCGAGGCCGCCGCCCGGCTGGCCGACCTGGCGATTTTCACCGACGACAATCCCCGGTCCGAGGATCCGCTGGCGATCCTCGCCGCTATGGTCGAGGGCGTGCTCAAGGTGCCGCAGAGCGAACGCGCGCACCTGGTGGTCGAACCGGACCGGGCCGCGGCGATCGCGCTGGCGCTGGACCGGGCGGAACGCGGCGACGTGGTCGTCGTCGCCGGCAAGGGGCACGAGCAGGGACAGTACGTGGCCGGCCGGGTGCTGCCGTTCGACGACCGCGAGGTGGTGCGCGCCGAGCTGCGCCGGCTGCTGGCCGGCGGGAACGGAAAGGACGTGGGCCGGCGGTGA